A stretch of the Aggregatibacter sp. HMT-949 genome encodes the following:
- the selB gene encoding selenocysteine-specific translation elongation factor translates to MIIVTSGHVDHGKTALLKALTGTSTAHLPEEKKRGMTIDLGYAYLPLAEKVLGFIDVPGHEKFLSNMLAGLGGVHYAMLIVAADEGIAAQTKEHLAILRQLQFHEIMVVLTKADRANSQQINALIQQIKQNYDFLCKANYFVTSAETGQGIAELRDYLQKLPELADTNKPFRYAIDRVFSVKGAGAVVTGTAFAGAVSVDDELYLSSGQKVRVKAIHAQNTPSEQGLAGQRLALNLNADLARTPITRGDWLLQEEPLPPTDRLTVEIWAETALNESQPVHVYHGAARTTGKLTLLKGKNVAKNDRTLAEIMLDSPLFLAFDDRLILRSGDAKSLIAGARVLEINSPKRHKRTEARLTFLGHLAMAQNASQRLALSLQHNAVAARQLMWLEQLNAVQLDEMLFQCGAVRYQDWCFSADYVQEKTQQIVTALSLYHAQHNDQLGVSKARLYRMAALNQPEKLINHFIDDMLDNGSLQQTRGWLHLPEHKIEFSSEEQARWADVLNEFEKADGQAIWVRDMANALATDETVMRNFMYKAGKLGYLTPIVKDRFFLTETVYAYARLIKQIAEQEGKASVNEVRDRLNFGRKLTVQLMEYFDRVGFLRRKGNDHILRDKNVFDL, encoded by the coding sequence ATGATTATTGTCACTTCAGGCCATGTCGATCACGGTAAAACCGCGCTGTTAAAAGCGCTCACAGGTACCAGTACGGCGCATTTGCCGGAAGAAAAAAAGCGCGGTATGACCATTGATCTAGGTTATGCCTATCTTCCATTGGCAGAAAAAGTGCTCGGTTTTATTGATGTGCCGGGACACGAAAAATTTTTATCGAATATGCTGGCAGGTCTTGGCGGTGTGCATTACGCAATGTTAATTGTGGCGGCAGACGAAGGCATTGCGGCGCAAACTAAGGAACATTTGGCGATTTTGCGTCAGTTACAATTTCACGAAATCATGGTGGTGCTTACCAAAGCAGATCGTGCAAACTCGCAACAAATCAATGCATTAATCCAACAAATCAAACAAAATTATGATTTTTTATGCAAGGCAAATTATTTTGTGACCTCGGCCGAAACCGGTCAAGGCATTGCCGAATTGCGTGATTATTTGCAGAAGTTGCCGGAATTGGCTGATACGAATAAGCCGTTTCGTTACGCCATCGATCGTGTATTTAGTGTGAAAGGAGCGGGCGCGGTAGTTACCGGCACCGCATTCGCAGGCGCGGTGAGCGTGGATGATGAGCTTTATCTTTCTTCGGGGCAAAAAGTGCGTGTGAAAGCCATTCATGCGCAAAACACGCCGAGCGAACAAGGATTGGCCGGACAACGTTTAGCGTTAAATTTGAATGCGGATCTGGCTCGTACACCGATAACACGCGGTGATTGGTTATTGCAAGAGGAACCGCTACCGCCGACAGATCGTCTCACTGTGGAAATTTGGGCGGAGACCGCATTGAACGAAAGCCAGCCTGTACACGTTTATCACGGCGCCGCTCGCACGACAGGCAAACTAACCTTGCTCAAAGGCAAAAATGTGGCGAAGAATGACCGCACTTTAGCGGAAATAATGTTGGATTCGCCGTTGTTCCTCGCGTTCGATGATAGACTCATTTTGCGCAGCGGCGATGCAAAAAGTTTAATTGCCGGCGCACGCGTGCTGGAAATTAATTCACCGAAACGCCATAAACGCACCGAAGCGCGTTTAACCTTCCTCGGCCATTTAGCCATGGCACAAAATGCCTCGCAACGCCTTGCGCTAAGCTTGCAACATAATGCCGTCGCGGCACGTCAATTAATGTGGTTGGAACAACTAAATGCCGTGCAACTGGACGAGATGCTCTTTCAATGCGGTGCTGTTCGGTATCAAGACTGGTGTTTTAGCGCTGATTATGTGCAAGAAAAAACGCAGCAAATTGTCACCGCACTTTCCCTTTATCACGCGCAGCACAATGATCAACTCGGCGTTAGTAAAGCGCGGCTTTATCGTATGGCGGCGCTGAATCAACCGGAAAAGCTGATTAATCATTTTATTGATGACATGCTAGATAATGGCAGCTTGCAGCAAACGCGCGGTTGGCTGCATTTACCCGAACATAAAATTGAGTTTAGCAGCGAAGAACAAGCGCGCTGGGCGGATGTGTTAAATGAATTTGAAAAAGCTGATGGGCAAGCCATTTGGGTACGTGATATGGCGAATGCGTTAGCGACGGATGAAACCGTGATGCGTAATTTTATGTATAAAGCGGGAAAACTTGGCTATCTTACGCCGATTGTAAAAGATCGTTTTTTCTTGACGGAAACGGTTTATGCTTATGCGCGTTTGATTAAACAAATCGCTGAACAAGAAGGCAAAGCTTCGGTAAATGAGGTGCGTGACCGTTTGAACTTCGGGCGTAAATTGACGGTGCAATTGATGGAATACTTTGATCGTGTCGGTTTTTTACGGCGAAAAGGCAACGATCATATTTTGCGTGATAAAAATGTATTTGATTTATAA